One part of the Paramormyrops kingsleyae isolate MSU_618 chromosome 2, PKINGS_0.4, whole genome shotgun sequence genome encodes these proteins:
- the akr1a1a gene encoding aldo-keto reductase family 1 member A1-A isoform X4 — MSCTYVTLSTGQMIPSVGLGTWKSVPAQVKQAVLAALDNGYRHIDCAAAYSNEENVGEALRERVGPGKSLKREELFLTSKLWNTEHHPDDVEAACRRSLTHLGVSYLDLYLMHWPMAFDIARHKPVVNQVECHPFLAQQQLLTHCRDRGVAVAAYSPLGSPDRPWASPGEPVLMGDPRIKEIARQYGKTAAQVIIRWHVQRGIICIPKSITPSRIQQNLQVLDFQLTDEDMKLIESFNRNERLIIPTVEASATIFLTSNTLKKKYLQ, encoded by the exons ATGAGCTGCACCTACGTCACTCTGTCTACAGGACAGATGATTCCCAGTGTGGGCCTGGGCACTTGGAAAAGCGTCCCAGCACAG GTAAAGCAAGCAGTCTTGGCAGCTCTGGACAACGGCTACAGGCACATTGACTGCGCAGCTGCCTACAGCAATGAGGAAAATGTGGGGGAAGCTCTCAGGGAGAGAGTTGGACCTGGCAAG AGCCTCAAGCGAGAGGAGCTGTTCCTGACCTCCAAGCTGTGGAACACTGAGCACCATCCTGACGACGTGGAAGCGGCCTGCAGAAGGAGTCTCACCCACCTGGGAGTCTCCTACCTGGACCTCTACCTCATGCACTGGCCAATGGCCTTTGA CATCGCAAGACACAAGCCGGTTGTAAATCAG GTGGAATGCCACCCATTCCTGGCCCAGCAGCAGCTGCTGACTCACTGCAGGGACCGGGGGGTGGCGGTGGCTGCCTACAGCCCCCTGGGCTCCCCTGACCGACCGTGGGCCTCCCCCGGGGAGCCTGTGCTGATGGGGGACCCCCGCATTAAGGAGATCGCACGCCAATACGGAAAGACCGCGGCCCAAGTCATCATCAG GTGGCATGTACAGAGAGGAATCATCTGCATCCCCAAAAGCATCACCCCTTCGAGAATTCAGCAAAACCTGCAG GTATTGGACTTCCAGCTAACAGATGAAGACATGAAACTCATTGAATCCTTCAACCGAAATGAGAGGCTTATAATACCAACAGTGGAGGCAAGTGCTACAATATTTTTGACCTCCAACacgcttaaaaaaaaatatttgcaatag
- the akr1a1a gene encoding aldo-keto reductase family 1 member A1-A isoform X1, which produces MSCTYVTLSTGQMIPSVGLGTWKSVPAQVKQAVLAALDNGYRHIDCAAAYSNEENVGEALRERVGPGKSLKREELFLTSKLWNTEHHPDDVEAACRRSLTHLGVSYLDLYLMHWPMAFETCDFRRGSVMMPSNADGSIRYADTHYRDTWKAMETLVDQGLVKAIGLSNFNARQTDLILSIARHKPVVNQVECHPFLAQQQLLTHCRDRGVAVAAYSPLGSPDRPWASPGEPVLMGDPRIKEIARQYGKTAAQVIIRWHVQRGIICIPKSITPSRIQQNLQVLDFQLTDEDMKLIESFNRNERLIIPTVEASATIFLTSNTLKKKYLQ; this is translated from the exons ATGAGCTGCACCTACGTCACTCTGTCTACAGGACAGATGATTCCCAGTGTGGGCCTGGGCACTTGGAAAAGCGTCCCAGCACAG GTAAAGCAAGCAGTCTTGGCAGCTCTGGACAACGGCTACAGGCACATTGACTGCGCAGCTGCCTACAGCAATGAGGAAAATGTGGGGGAAGCTCTCAGGGAGAGAGTTGGACCTGGCAAG AGCCTCAAGCGAGAGGAGCTGTTCCTGACCTCCAAGCTGTGGAACACTGAGCACCATCCTGACGACGTGGAAGCGGCCTGCAGAAGGAGTCTCACCCACCTGGGAGTCTCCTACCTGGACCTCTACCTCATGCACTGGCCAATGGCCTTTGA GACGTGTGATTTCAGGAGGGGCTCTGTGATGATGCCATCTAATGCAGATGGTAGCATTCGTTATGCGGACACCCACTACAGAGACACCTGGAAGGCAATGGAGACGTTGGTAGACCAGGGGCTAGTGAAGGCCATTGGACTGTCTAACTTCAATGCCAGACAAACTGATCTCATTCTCAGCATCGCAAGACACAAGCCGGTTGTAAATCAG GTGGAATGCCACCCATTCCTGGCCCAGCAGCAGCTGCTGACTCACTGCAGGGACCGGGGGGTGGCGGTGGCTGCCTACAGCCCCCTGGGCTCCCCTGACCGACCGTGGGCCTCCCCCGGGGAGCCTGTGCTGATGGGGGACCCCCGCATTAAGGAGATCGCACGCCAATACGGAAAGACCGCGGCCCAAGTCATCATCAG GTGGCATGTACAGAGAGGAATCATCTGCATCCCCAAAAGCATCACCCCTTCGAGAATTCAGCAAAACCTGCAG GTATTGGACTTCCAGCTAACAGATGAAGACATGAAACTCATTGAATCCTTCAACCGAAATGAGAGGCTTATAATACCAACAGTGGAGGCAAGTGCTACAATATTTTTGACCTCCAACacgcttaaaaaaaaatatttgcaatag
- the akr1a1a gene encoding aldo-keto reductase family 1 member A1-A isoform X3, producing MSCTYVTLSTGQMIPSVGLGTWKSVPAQVKQAVLAALDNGYRHIDCAAAYSNEENVGEALRERVGPGKSLKREELFLTSKLWNTEHHPDDVEAACRRSLTHLGVSYLDLYLMHWPMAFEDTWKAMETLVDQGLVKAIGLSNFNARQTDLILSIARHKPVVNQVECHPFLAQQQLLTHCRDRGVAVAAYSPLGSPDRPWASPGEPVLMGDPRIKEIARQYGKTAAQVIIRWHVQRGIICIPKSITPSRIQQNLQVLDFQLTDEDMKLIESFNRNERLIIPTVEASATIFLTSNTLKKKYLQ from the exons ATGAGCTGCACCTACGTCACTCTGTCTACAGGACAGATGATTCCCAGTGTGGGCCTGGGCACTTGGAAAAGCGTCCCAGCACAG GTAAAGCAAGCAGTCTTGGCAGCTCTGGACAACGGCTACAGGCACATTGACTGCGCAGCTGCCTACAGCAATGAGGAAAATGTGGGGGAAGCTCTCAGGGAGAGAGTTGGACCTGGCAAG AGCCTCAAGCGAGAGGAGCTGTTCCTGACCTCCAAGCTGTGGAACACTGAGCACCATCCTGACGACGTGGAAGCGGCCTGCAGAAGGAGTCTCACCCACCTGGGAGTCTCCTACCTGGACCTCTACCTCATGCACTGGCCAATGGCCTTTGA AGACACCTGGAAGGCAATGGAGACGTTGGTAGACCAGGGGCTAGTGAAGGCCATTGGACTGTCTAACTTCAATGCCAGACAAACTGATCTCATTCTCAGCATCGCAAGACACAAGCCGGTTGTAAATCAG GTGGAATGCCACCCATTCCTGGCCCAGCAGCAGCTGCTGACTCACTGCAGGGACCGGGGGGTGGCGGTGGCTGCCTACAGCCCCCTGGGCTCCCCTGACCGACCGTGGGCCTCCCCCGGGGAGCCTGTGCTGATGGGGGACCCCCGCATTAAGGAGATCGCACGCCAATACGGAAAGACCGCGGCCCAAGTCATCATCAG GTGGCATGTACAGAGAGGAATCATCTGCATCCCCAAAAGCATCACCCCTTCGAGAATTCAGCAAAACCTGCAG GTATTGGACTTCCAGCTAACAGATGAAGACATGAAACTCATTGAATCCTTCAACCGAAATGAGAGGCTTATAATACCAACAGTGGAGGCAAGTGCTACAATATTTTTGACCTCCAACacgcttaaaaaaaaatatttgcaatag
- the akr1a1a gene encoding aldo-keto reductase family 1 member A1-A isoform X5, which translates to MSCTYVTLSTGQMIPSVGLGTWKSVPAQVKQAVLAALDNGYRHIDCAAAYSNEENVGEALRERVGPGKSLKREELFLTSKLWNTEHHPDDVEAACRRSLTHLGVSYLDLYLMHWPMAFETCDFRRGSVMMPSNADGSIRYADTHYRDTWKAMETLVDQGLVKAIGLSNFNARQTDLILSIARHKPVVNQVECHPFLAQQQLLTHCRDRGVAVAAYSPLGSPDRPWASPGEPVLMGDPRIKEIARQYGKTAAQVIIRYWTSS; encoded by the exons ATGAGCTGCACCTACGTCACTCTGTCTACAGGACAGATGATTCCCAGTGTGGGCCTGGGCACTTGGAAAAGCGTCCCAGCACAG GTAAAGCAAGCAGTCTTGGCAGCTCTGGACAACGGCTACAGGCACATTGACTGCGCAGCTGCCTACAGCAATGAGGAAAATGTGGGGGAAGCTCTCAGGGAGAGAGTTGGACCTGGCAAG AGCCTCAAGCGAGAGGAGCTGTTCCTGACCTCCAAGCTGTGGAACACTGAGCACCATCCTGACGACGTGGAAGCGGCCTGCAGAAGGAGTCTCACCCACCTGGGAGTCTCCTACCTGGACCTCTACCTCATGCACTGGCCAATGGCCTTTGA GACGTGTGATTTCAGGAGGGGCTCTGTGATGATGCCATCTAATGCAGATGGTAGCATTCGTTATGCGGACACCCACTACAGAGACACCTGGAAGGCAATGGAGACGTTGGTAGACCAGGGGCTAGTGAAGGCCATTGGACTGTCTAACTTCAATGCCAGACAAACTGATCTCATTCTCAGCATCGCAAGACACAAGCCGGTTGTAAATCAG GTGGAATGCCACCCATTCCTGGCCCAGCAGCAGCTGCTGACTCACTGCAGGGACCGGGGGGTGGCGGTGGCTGCCTACAGCCCCCTGGGCTCCCCTGACCGACCGTGGGCCTCCCCCGGGGAGCCTGTGCTGATGGGGGACCCCCGCATTAAGGAGATCGCACGCCAATACGGAAAGACCGCGGCCCAAGTCATCATCAG GTATTGGACTTCCAGCTAA
- the akr1a1a gene encoding aldo-keto reductase family 1 member A1-A isoform X6: MSCTYVTLSTGQMIPSVGLGTWKSVPAQVKQAVLAALDNGYRHIDCAAAYSNEENVGEALRERVGPGKSLKREELFLTSKLWNTEHHPDDVEAACRRSLTHLGVSYLDLYLMHWPMAFERGSVMMPSNADGSIRYADTHYRDTWKAMETLVDQGLVKAIGLSNFNARQTDLILSIARHKPVVNQVECHPFLAQQQLLTHCRDRGVAVAAYSPLGSPDRPWASPGEPVLMGDPRIKEIARQYGKTAAQVIIRWHVQRGIICIPKSITPSRIQQNLQVLDFQLTDEDMKLIESFNRNERLIIPTVEKGGRKIYRDGLHPHFPFHDPY; this comes from the exons ATGAGCTGCACCTACGTCACTCTGTCTACAGGACAGATGATTCCCAGTGTGGGCCTGGGCACTTGGAAAAGCGTCCCAGCACAG GTAAAGCAAGCAGTCTTGGCAGCTCTGGACAACGGCTACAGGCACATTGACTGCGCAGCTGCCTACAGCAATGAGGAAAATGTGGGGGAAGCTCTCAGGGAGAGAGTTGGACCTGGCAAG AGCCTCAAGCGAGAGGAGCTGTTCCTGACCTCCAAGCTGTGGAACACTGAGCACCATCCTGACGACGTGGAAGCGGCCTGCAGAAGGAGTCTCACCCACCTGGGAGTCTCCTACCTGGACCTCTACCTCATGCACTGGCCAATGGCCTTTGA GAGGGGCTCTGTGATGATGCCATCTAATGCAGATGGTAGCATTCGTTATGCGGACACCCACTACAGAGACACCTGGAAGGCAATGGAGACGTTGGTAGACCAGGGGCTAGTGAAGGCCATTGGACTGTCTAACTTCAATGCCAGACAAACTGATCTCATTCTCAGCATCGCAAGACACAAGCCGGTTGTAAATCAG GTGGAATGCCACCCATTCCTGGCCCAGCAGCAGCTGCTGACTCACTGCAGGGACCGGGGGGTGGCGGTGGCTGCCTACAGCCCCCTGGGCTCCCCTGACCGACCGTGGGCCTCCCCCGGGGAGCCTGTGCTGATGGGGGACCCCCGCATTAAGGAGATCGCACGCCAATACGGAAAGACCGCGGCCCAAGTCATCATCAG GTGGCATGTACAGAGAGGAATCATCTGCATCCCCAAAAGCATCACCCCTTCGAGAATTCAGCAAAACCTGCAG GTATTGGACTTCCAGCTAACAGATGAAGACATGAAACTCATTGAATCCTTCAACCGAAATGAGAGGCTTATAATACCAACAGTGGAG AAAGGAGGACGAAAAATATATAGAGATGGACTGCATCCTCACTTTCCCTTCCACGACCCCTACTGA
- the akr1a1a gene encoding aldo-keto reductase family 1 member A1-A isoform X2 produces MIPSVGLGTWKSVPAQVKQAVLAALDNGYRHIDCAAAYSNEENVGEALRERVGPGKSLKREELFLTSKLWNTEHHPDDVEAACRRSLTHLGVSYLDLYLMHWPMAFETCDFRRGSVMMPSNADGSIRYADTHYRDTWKAMETLVDQGLVKAIGLSNFNARQTDLILSIARHKPVVNQVECHPFLAQQQLLTHCRDRGVAVAAYSPLGSPDRPWASPGEPVLMGDPRIKEIARQYGKTAAQVIIRWHVQRGIICIPKSITPSRIQQNLQVLDFQLTDEDMKLIESFNRNERLIIPTVEASATIFLTSNTLKKKYLQ; encoded by the exons ATGATTCCCAGTGTGGGCCTGGGCACTTGGAAAAGCGTCCCAGCACAG GTAAAGCAAGCAGTCTTGGCAGCTCTGGACAACGGCTACAGGCACATTGACTGCGCAGCTGCCTACAGCAATGAGGAAAATGTGGGGGAAGCTCTCAGGGAGAGAGTTGGACCTGGCAAG AGCCTCAAGCGAGAGGAGCTGTTCCTGACCTCCAAGCTGTGGAACACTGAGCACCATCCTGACGACGTGGAAGCGGCCTGCAGAAGGAGTCTCACCCACCTGGGAGTCTCCTACCTGGACCTCTACCTCATGCACTGGCCAATGGCCTTTGA GACGTGTGATTTCAGGAGGGGCTCTGTGATGATGCCATCTAATGCAGATGGTAGCATTCGTTATGCGGACACCCACTACAGAGACACCTGGAAGGCAATGGAGACGTTGGTAGACCAGGGGCTAGTGAAGGCCATTGGACTGTCTAACTTCAATGCCAGACAAACTGATCTCATTCTCAGCATCGCAAGACACAAGCCGGTTGTAAATCAG GTGGAATGCCACCCATTCCTGGCCCAGCAGCAGCTGCTGACTCACTGCAGGGACCGGGGGGTGGCGGTGGCTGCCTACAGCCCCCTGGGCTCCCCTGACCGACCGTGGGCCTCCCCCGGGGAGCCTGTGCTGATGGGGGACCCCCGCATTAAGGAGATCGCACGCCAATACGGAAAGACCGCGGCCCAAGTCATCATCAG GTGGCATGTACAGAGAGGAATCATCTGCATCCCCAAAAGCATCACCCCTTCGAGAATTCAGCAAAACCTGCAG GTATTGGACTTCCAGCTAACAGATGAAGACATGAAACTCATTGAATCCTTCAACCGAAATGAGAGGCTTATAATACCAACAGTGGAGGCAAGTGCTACAATATTTTTGACCTCCAACacgcttaaaaaaaaatatttgcaatag
- the vcp gene encoding transitional endoplasmic reticulum ATPase isoform X2, whose protein sequence is MDELQLFRGDTVLLKGKKRRETVCIVLSDDTCSDEKVRMNRVVRNNLRVRLGDVISIQPCPDVKYGKRIHVLPIDDTVEGITGNLFEVYLKPYFLEAYRPIRKGDIFLVRGGMRAVEFKVVETDPSPYCIVAPDTVIHCEGEPIKREDEEESLNEVGYDDIGGVRKQLAQIKEMVELPLRHPALFKAIGVKPPRGILLYGPPGTGKTLIARAVANETGAFFFLINGPEIMSKLAGESESNLRKAFEEAEKNAPAIIFIDELDAIAPKREKTHGEVERRIVSQLLTLMDGLKQRAHVIVMAATNRPNSIDPALRRFGRFDREVDIGIPDATGRLEILQIHTKNMKLADDVDLEQVANETHGHVGADLAALCSEAALQAIRKKMDLIDLEDETIDAEVMNSLAVTMDDFRWALSQSNPSALRETVVEVPNITWDDIGGLEDVKRELQELVQYPVEHPDKFLKFGMTPSKGVLFYGPPGCGKTLLAKAIANECQANFISIKGPELLTMWFGESEANVREIFDKARQAAPCVLFFDELDSIAKARGGNVGDGGGAADRVINQILTEMDGMSSKKNVFIIGATNRPDIIDPAILRPGRLDQLIYIPLPDEKSRMAILKANLRKSPISKDVDLDFLAKMTNGFSGADLTEICQRACKLAIRESIENEIRRERERQTNPSAMEVEEDDPVPEIRKDHFEEAMRFARRSVSDNDIRKYEMFAQTLQQSRGFGSFRFPSSNQGGSGPSQGSAGGSGGNIFNEDNDDDLYG, encoded by the exons ATGGATGAGCTGCAGCTCTTCAGAGGGGACACAGTGCTGCTGAAGGGGAAGAAGAGGAGGGAGACGGTGTGCATCGTGCTTTCTGACGACACCTGCTCTGATGAGAAAGTGCGCATGAACAGAGTTGTCCGCAACAACCTCAGGGTTCGCCTGGGTGATGTTATAAG CATTCAGCCTTGTCCAGATGTGAAGTATGGAAAGCGCATCCATGTTCTGCCCATCGATGACACAGTGGAGGGCATCACAGGCAACCTGTTTGAGGTTTACCTAAAGCCATACTTTTTGGAAGCCTACAGGCCGATCAGGAAAG GTGATATTTTCCTAGTCAGAGGTGGCATGCGAGCTGTTGAGTTCAAGGTGGTGGAAACTGACCCCAGCCCGTACTGTATTGTGGCCCCAGACACAGTCATCCACTGCGAGGGGGAGCCCATCAAACGGGAG GATGAGGAGGAATCCCTGAATGAAGTTGGCTATGATGACATTGGGGGCGTGAGGAAGCAGTTGGCTCAAATTAAGGAGATGGTGGAATTGCCCCTGCGTCATCCTGCTCTCTTTAAGGCCATtggtgtgaag CCCCCGCGTGGTATCCTGCTGTATGGACCTCCTGGAACTGGGAAGACTCTTATTGCCCGGGCTGTTGCAAATGAGACTGGAGCTTTTTTCTTCCTTATAAATG GACCTGAGATTATGAGTAAACTTGCTGGCGAATCTGAGAGCAATTTGAGAAAGGCGTTTGAAGAGGCTGAGAAAAATGCCCCAGCCATTATCTTCATTGATGAGCTGGATGCTATTGCACCAAAAAGAGAGAAG ACTCATGGAGAGGTGGAGAGGCGTATAGTCTCTCAGCTGCTGACTTTGATGGACGGGCTGAAGCAGAGGGCACACGTCATTGTCATGGCCGCTACCAACAGGCCCAACAGCATCGACCCTGCACTCAGGCGATTTG GCCGTTTTGACAGGGAAGTGGACATTGGCATTCCGGATGCTACCGGGCGTCTTGAAATCCTCCAGATTCACACCAAGAACATGAAGCTTGCTGATGATGTTGATCTCGAGCAG GTTGCTAACGAGACTCATGGCCATGTGGGTGCTGACCTGGCAGCCCTGTGCTCTGAAGCGGCCCTCCAGGCCATCAGGAAGAAGATGGACCTCATTGACCTTGAGGATGAGACCATTGATGCTGAAGTCATGAACTCCTTGGCTGTCACCATGGATGACTTTAGG TGGGCACTTAGCCAGAGTAACCCCTCAGCTCTCCGCGAGACTGTGGTGGAGGTACCCAATATTACCTGGGATGATATTGGTGGACTTGAAGATGTGAAGCGAGAACTGCAGGAACTCGTTCAG TATCCAGTGGAGCACCCTGACAAATTCTTGAAGTTTGGCATGACCCCATCCAAAGGGGTTCTGTTCTACGGACCACCTGGCTGTGGTAAAACTCTTCTGGCAAAGGCTATTGCCAACGAATGTCAGGCAAACTTCATTTCCATTAAAGGCCCGGAGCTGCTTACCATGTGGTTTGGCGAATCTGAAGCCAACGTGCGGGAGATCTTCGATAAG GCGCGTCAGGCTGCTCCATGTGTTCTCTTCTTCGATGAGCTTGACTCTATCGCGAAGGCCCGTGGTGGAAATGTGGGCGATGGCGGCGGGGCTGCCGACAGGGTCATCAACCAGATCCTGACTGAGATGGATGGCATGTCAAGCAAGAAGAACGTTTTCATCATTGGCGCCACCAACAGGCCGGACATCATTGACCCTGCCATTCTCCGACCTGGTCGACTCGACCAGCTCATCTACATTCCCTTGCCAGATGAGAAGTCCCGCATGGCCATTCTTAAAGCCAACCTCAGGAAGTCTCCCATCTCAAAG GATGTTGATTTGGACTTCCTGGCCAAGATGACCAATGGTTTCTCTGGAGCTGACTTGACTGAGATCTGCCAGCGAGCATGCAAGCTGGCCATCAGGGAGTCCATAGAGAACGAAATCAGGCGGGAGCGCGAGAGGCAGACCAACCCTTCAGCCATG GAGGTTGAGGAGGATGACCCAGTTCCTGAGATTCGCAAGGACCACTTTGAAGAGGCCATGCGTTTTGCCCGCCGCTCTGTCAGCGACAACGACATCCGCAAATATGAGATGTTCGCTCAGACGCTGCAGCAGAGCAGGGGCTTTGGCAGCTTCAG GTTTCCGTCCAGTAACCAAGGTGGAAGTGGACCAAGCCAGGGCTCTGCTGGTGGCAGTGGGGGCAACATCTTCAACGAGGACAACGATGATGACCTCTATGGTTAA
- the vcp gene encoding transitional endoplasmic reticulum ATPase isoform X1 → MASGGESKNDDLSTAILKQKNRPNRLIVDESINEDNSVVSLSQAKMDELQLFRGDTVLLKGKKRRETVCIVLSDDTCSDEKVRMNRVVRNNLRVRLGDVISIQPCPDVKYGKRIHVLPIDDTVEGITGNLFEVYLKPYFLEAYRPIRKGDIFLVRGGMRAVEFKVVETDPSPYCIVAPDTVIHCEGEPIKREDEEESLNEVGYDDIGGVRKQLAQIKEMVELPLRHPALFKAIGVKPPRGILLYGPPGTGKTLIARAVANETGAFFFLINGPEIMSKLAGESESNLRKAFEEAEKNAPAIIFIDELDAIAPKREKTHGEVERRIVSQLLTLMDGLKQRAHVIVMAATNRPNSIDPALRRFGRFDREVDIGIPDATGRLEILQIHTKNMKLADDVDLEQVANETHGHVGADLAALCSEAALQAIRKKMDLIDLEDETIDAEVMNSLAVTMDDFRWALSQSNPSALRETVVEVPNITWDDIGGLEDVKRELQELVQYPVEHPDKFLKFGMTPSKGVLFYGPPGCGKTLLAKAIANECQANFISIKGPELLTMWFGESEANVREIFDKARQAAPCVLFFDELDSIAKARGGNVGDGGGAADRVINQILTEMDGMSSKKNVFIIGATNRPDIIDPAILRPGRLDQLIYIPLPDEKSRMAILKANLRKSPISKDVDLDFLAKMTNGFSGADLTEICQRACKLAIRESIENEIRRERERQTNPSAMEVEEDDPVPEIRKDHFEEAMRFARRSVSDNDIRKYEMFAQTLQQSRGFGSFRFPSSNQGGSGPSQGSAGGSGGNIFNEDNDDDLYG, encoded by the exons ATGGCTTCAGGAGGAGA atCCAAGAATGATGATCTTTCCACTGCAATTTTAAAGCAGAAGAACAGACCCAATCGGCTGATTGTTGATGAGTCCATAAATGAGGACAACAGtgtggtctctctctctcag GCTAAGATGGATGAGCTGCAGCTCTTCAGAGGGGACACAGTGCTGCTGAAGGGGAAGAAGAGGAGGGAGACGGTGTGCATCGTGCTTTCTGACGACACCTGCTCTGATGAGAAAGTGCGCATGAACAGAGTTGTCCGCAACAACCTCAGGGTTCGCCTGGGTGATGTTATAAG CATTCAGCCTTGTCCAGATGTGAAGTATGGAAAGCGCATCCATGTTCTGCCCATCGATGACACAGTGGAGGGCATCACAGGCAACCTGTTTGAGGTTTACCTAAAGCCATACTTTTTGGAAGCCTACAGGCCGATCAGGAAAG GTGATATTTTCCTAGTCAGAGGTGGCATGCGAGCTGTTGAGTTCAAGGTGGTGGAAACTGACCCCAGCCCGTACTGTATTGTGGCCCCAGACACAGTCATCCACTGCGAGGGGGAGCCCATCAAACGGGAG GATGAGGAGGAATCCCTGAATGAAGTTGGCTATGATGACATTGGGGGCGTGAGGAAGCAGTTGGCTCAAATTAAGGAGATGGTGGAATTGCCCCTGCGTCATCCTGCTCTCTTTAAGGCCATtggtgtgaag CCCCCGCGTGGTATCCTGCTGTATGGACCTCCTGGAACTGGGAAGACTCTTATTGCCCGGGCTGTTGCAAATGAGACTGGAGCTTTTTTCTTCCTTATAAATG GACCTGAGATTATGAGTAAACTTGCTGGCGAATCTGAGAGCAATTTGAGAAAGGCGTTTGAAGAGGCTGAGAAAAATGCCCCAGCCATTATCTTCATTGATGAGCTGGATGCTATTGCACCAAAAAGAGAGAAG ACTCATGGAGAGGTGGAGAGGCGTATAGTCTCTCAGCTGCTGACTTTGATGGACGGGCTGAAGCAGAGGGCACACGTCATTGTCATGGCCGCTACCAACAGGCCCAACAGCATCGACCCTGCACTCAGGCGATTTG GCCGTTTTGACAGGGAAGTGGACATTGGCATTCCGGATGCTACCGGGCGTCTTGAAATCCTCCAGATTCACACCAAGAACATGAAGCTTGCTGATGATGTTGATCTCGAGCAG GTTGCTAACGAGACTCATGGCCATGTGGGTGCTGACCTGGCAGCCCTGTGCTCTGAAGCGGCCCTCCAGGCCATCAGGAAGAAGATGGACCTCATTGACCTTGAGGATGAGACCATTGATGCTGAAGTCATGAACTCCTTGGCTGTCACCATGGATGACTTTAGG TGGGCACTTAGCCAGAGTAACCCCTCAGCTCTCCGCGAGACTGTGGTGGAGGTACCCAATATTACCTGGGATGATATTGGTGGACTTGAAGATGTGAAGCGAGAACTGCAGGAACTCGTTCAG TATCCAGTGGAGCACCCTGACAAATTCTTGAAGTTTGGCATGACCCCATCCAAAGGGGTTCTGTTCTACGGACCACCTGGCTGTGGTAAAACTCTTCTGGCAAAGGCTATTGCCAACGAATGTCAGGCAAACTTCATTTCCATTAAAGGCCCGGAGCTGCTTACCATGTGGTTTGGCGAATCTGAAGCCAACGTGCGGGAGATCTTCGATAAG GCGCGTCAGGCTGCTCCATGTGTTCTCTTCTTCGATGAGCTTGACTCTATCGCGAAGGCCCGTGGTGGAAATGTGGGCGATGGCGGCGGGGCTGCCGACAGGGTCATCAACCAGATCCTGACTGAGATGGATGGCATGTCAAGCAAGAAGAACGTTTTCATCATTGGCGCCACCAACAGGCCGGACATCATTGACCCTGCCATTCTCCGACCTGGTCGACTCGACCAGCTCATCTACATTCCCTTGCCAGATGAGAAGTCCCGCATGGCCATTCTTAAAGCCAACCTCAGGAAGTCTCCCATCTCAAAG GATGTTGATTTGGACTTCCTGGCCAAGATGACCAATGGTTTCTCTGGAGCTGACTTGACTGAGATCTGCCAGCGAGCATGCAAGCTGGCCATCAGGGAGTCCATAGAGAACGAAATCAGGCGGGAGCGCGAGAGGCAGACCAACCCTTCAGCCATG GAGGTTGAGGAGGATGACCCAGTTCCTGAGATTCGCAAGGACCACTTTGAAGAGGCCATGCGTTTTGCCCGCCGCTCTGTCAGCGACAACGACATCCGCAAATATGAGATGTTCGCTCAGACGCTGCAGCAGAGCAGGGGCTTTGGCAGCTTCAG GTTTCCGTCCAGTAACCAAGGTGGAAGTGGACCAAGCCAGGGCTCTGCTGGTGGCAGTGGGGGCAACATCTTCAACGAGGACAACGATGATGACCTCTATGGTTAA